GACCCAGAGTGCGCCGCCCATGAACCCAGCCGTCTGCCGGTATTGACGGGCCGCCCTGGCAGGAGTTCCGGAAGTCTGCCTCCCCGCTGCACAGCCTGTGAGCAGGACCGCGATGCATCCAAGAGAGACGATCCGCCTCATGCTCTCACCGATGGCCACAACCTGGTTCTAAGAACTTGTACAGGAGAAGCCCAAGTTCCAGGAGGCCCCGTCACCGCGCGACCGTGAGCGCGAAGGGCGCGAAGCCCCGGCTGCGGAGCAGGGAGGGCACGAGCAGGATGAGCGCCTCCGTCCCCCGGGCGGTGGAAACGTCTCCCAGATCCTCGATCCAGCCGGGCTGCCACCCGAGTTCCTGAAGCAGCTCGCGGACGGCCGCCTTCGCGTCCTTGTCATTGCCCGACAGGAAGACGGACGGAGGGACCTGGAGAATCCGTGGGTTCGCCATGACGGTGAAGAGCATGGTGTTGAGCGTCTTGACGACCCGGGTGCCCGGCAGGGCCTGTTGCAGGCGCTCGGCCAGGCTGCTGTCCGGATAGCACAGCCCCGCGGGCATCCCGTCCGCGCCGCGCCGGGTGGCATTCGAGACATCCACCAGGATCTTCCCATCCAGCGCCTCCCGGAGCGCGCCGAGCCGCTCCAGGCTGGAATCCCCAGGGGTGGCATTGATGAGCAGGGACGCCTGGCGCGCGGCCTGGGCGGGCTCCACGAACGTGACGGCGGGACCGGACCACTTCGCCGAGGCGGCGGCGGCGTCCCGGGTTCCCACGCACACGTCATGCCCCACCGTGGCGAGCTGGGTAGCGAGGACCGTGGCCACACGGCCCGAGCCGAAAATACCGATGCGAGTCATGGAATGCTCCGTTTCGTTGGAAGGGGTTGGGTCAAGCAATCGTGGACAGCACGCGGACGGCGGCGCCGTGGAGGCGAGGCGCGGCGGCCAGGAAGTCGCGGCTCGTCAGGCTCCACGGCTGGCCGTGGGTGTCCGAGATCCGTCCCCCGGCCTCCTCCACCAGCAGGGCCCCCGCCAGCAGCCCGGAGCGCACCTGGCTGTATTGCCAGAAGACGCCCATCCGGCCCGCGGCGATCTGGATGAGCTGAAGGGTGGCCGGGACCGACACGCGCAGGACCAGCGCGCCTTCGAGCATGGCGGTGACGGACTGGCCCATGCGGCGGTAGGTGCTGGAGTCCTCTCCGGGCTTGGCCTGGCCCGTTCCGGCCAGGGCCGCGTCCAGCGTCTTCTTCTCCGACGCACGCAGCCGCACCCCATCGAGGTAGGCACCGCCGCCCCGGCGCGCGGTGTACGTGTTTCCGGTCATCGGCAGGTACACCGCGGTCAGCACCGGCGTGTTGTCCCGCACCAGCGTGGCCGTGACGCCCCAGTCCGTCATGCCGTGAATGTGGTTGATGTTGCCCTCCACGGGGTCCGTCACCCACCACTCCCCCGGCGGCAGCGCCCCCACGTCGAGCTCGTCCTCCATCCACCCCGCGCCGGGACGCGCCTTCACCAGAGCTTCCCGCAGGAAGCTCAGCGACGCCGCATCGTTGGCGTGGATGGCCTCCAGGATGTCCTCCCGGCTGCCCAGGCGGGCGTCGAAGGAGAAGCGGCTCTTCAGGTGGTTGCCCGCCGCCTGGACGGCGTCCACCACGGCTTTCAGCAACGCGTCATCGTCTTCAGCAAGTCCTGGCATGCATCCCTCTTGAGTGGCTGATGGCTGGGAGTAAGATGCGAGCATTCGCTCACATTCGCTACTCGCTTTCCCCCCATGCCCCGCCCCACCGCTCCCCATCCCCTGGCTCCGAGGAAGAAGCCCGGCCAAACGCGCTCGGCGGCGACCGTTGCCGCCGTGCTCGAAGCGGCGGCTCGCATTTTGGAAACGGAAGGCCTGGAGGGCTACACGACCAACGCCGTGGCCCGGCGCGCCGGCATCAGCATCGGCTCGCTGTACCAGTACTTCCCCAGCAAGGAGGCCATCACCAAGGCGCTCATCCTCCGGGAGACGGCCACGCTCCTGAAGGACGTGGAGGCCATCGACGTCAAGGCCCGTGGACGGGTGGGCCTCGAACGGCTCATCCGCGTGGCGGTGGCCTACCAGCTTCAGCGTCCGGCCCTCGCGCGGATCCTCGACCAAGAGGAGCGCCGCCTGCCGCTCGATGAAGAAGTGCAGCATGCCGGTGAGAGCCTGGCCCGGACCGTCCAGCGGTGCCTCGATGCCCCCGGCCTGGCGGCGGTGGCACGCTCCCCGTCCACCGCCGGTGATCTGCTGGCGATCGTGAAGGGCCTGGTCGATGCCGCGGGAGAGCGCGGCGAGCGTGACAGCACGGCCCTCATCGCCCGGGTGCACCGGGCCGTCTTTGGCTACCTGGAGTACACACCATGAGGTCCTCCTCGATGCACCGCTCGCGGATCCAAGGCGCCATCGCCGGCCTCGCCGTGGGAGATGCCCTCGGCTATCCCGCGGAGTTCCGCACCCGGAGCCAGCTCCAGCGGGAGCTCGGCCTGGAGGGCATCACCGGCTTCATCCGCCTGAAGGATCCCCGCTTCACCCGCCCCTTCATCCTGGGCCCCGACCACCCGCCCGGCACCTTCACGGATGACACCCAGATGAGCCTCTGCGTCGCCGAGGCCCTCGTCGCCGCGGGCCACGCGGACCGGGACACGCTGATGCGGGAGATGGCGAAGCGCTTCGTGCAGTGGCACCACTCCGAGGACAACAACCGGGCGCCCGGAGAGACCACCGGCATCGCCTGCGGGCGGCTGGCCGCCGGGGTTCCCTGGCGCGAGGCGGGCGTCCCCCACTCGAAGGGCTGCGGCGCCAACATGCGCGTGGCCCCCATTGGCCTCTACTATGAGGACCTGGACACCGTGTGCGAGGTGGCCCGGGATTCCTCCCGGCTCACCCACGGCCACCCCGCGGCGCTCGAGGGCAGTGCCGCCGCCGCGCTGCTCGTGGCGCTCGCGCTCCAGGACGCCCCGCCCGGACGGATGCACGCCGAGGTGATGCGCCGCTGCGGCGGGAGGAGCCCTGACTTCGACGCCTGCTTCTCGCGCGTGCCCCTGCTGCTCCAGCACCCTCCCGAGGAAGTCCTCATCGACCGGGAGAAAGGGCCGCACGCGCTCGGGGAGGGCTGGGTGGCCGAGGAGGCCGTGGCCTGCGCGCTCTACTGCTTCTGGCGCCACCCGGATGACTACCGCGCCGCCGTGCTCGAGGCCGTCAACACCGATGGCGACTCCGACAGCCTCGCCACCATCACCGGCTCCGTGGCCGGCGCCCGCGTGGGCGTGGAGGGCATCCCCTCCGAGTGGGTCGCGGAGGTCGAGCACAGCGCCCGGCTGCTCGAACTGGGCGGCCTCCTGGCGGACGCCCGGCTCCGCATGCGCTAAAGCCGGGCGCCCCTGCCATTCCAGGGACTAGTAGATGACGTAGGAGGCCGTACCGCTGCAGGCCGTGTTGCGGAAGCAGCCGACACGGATCTGATACGGCATGTTCTGGCCCACGGCGTTCACGTGGTGGATGACGTGCGAGAGGGAACCGCAGGTGCCGAAGGCGTCGTCATTCTCGGCTTCCACGTGGCCCAACGGGCCATGCACGCGCACGATGGTGTCGCCGCTGCCGGAGGCGCCCTCCAGGCCACAGGTGCCCACGTCGAGAACCTGGCCATACGACAGCGTCACGTTCTGATTGGCGGTGTTGCGCGTGCCGCTGCTGGTGTTGGTGAGGTTGAAGGCGAACGTGCCCCGGACGAGGTTGGCGTTCAGGGTCACCTTCCACACCACGGAGCCACCGCACATGCTGTCGCCGCCGCAGCCGGCGCGGAGGGTGTAATCGCCGGGGGCCCCCACCCGGTGCTTGAAGTAGCACGAGCCGGAGGCGACCTCGGTGCCCTGCGCGTCGAGGAGCCGCAACCAGGTGTTGCCGGTGGCCGAGGCCCCCGCCAGGTTGCAGGTGCCCACCTCCACCACATCCCCCGCGGCGAGCGGGATGACCCTGTCCGTCGTGTACTGCTGGGCATTGTTGGTCTCGCCCGTGTAGTAGACGAACGAGGTCGCCGGGCGGACCGGGGGCGGCGGCATGCCCGTGCACAACCGCGCGCTGGCGTTGTTCGTCGCGGCGCACATCTCCCGGATGGCCGGATAGACGTAGGTGCTGTGCTCGCCGGTGCAGCCCGTCTCGGGGCACCGGTTCACGATGTTGCAGGTGCCGTTGGCGACGTAGTCCGCCTCCCCGCGCACGGCGATGCTCGCCACCGTGTAGGTGTCCGTCTCGTACACGGCCGAGCCCGAGTTGCCCGCGAAGGTGTCCGTGGTGGACACCAGGTAGTCCAGCCGCTCCGCGTTCCCGTCACGCACCGTGCCGCCGGAGTCGATCTTGAAGGGAATCCCGCTGGCGCTGCCAATGACGGCCACGTTCTGCCCCTCACTCAGCGCGGTATTGCCCTGACGGACCGGCGCCGGGGTGAAGCGCGGCGTGGCGGGCCGGTCCAGACGCAGGAGGGAGTAGTCCAGGCTCCAGTCCAGCTGGTGCGCGACGATGGACGAGCAGCGGAAGATGTCCTGCGAGGTGACCTGCTGCATCACCCCGTCCGCGGTCCGGTAGAAGTTGAAGACAAAGTAGGTGTTGGCACACGCCGCGGCGTTCACGACACAGTGGCCCGCGGTGAGCACCAGGTCGTCATCGATGAGCGTGCCGGAGCAGAACGCCGCCCGGGGGTCCTCCCGGAAGCGCTCGGAGGTGCAGAGGTTGCGTCCTTCGCCCAGCGTCTGGCCGGTGAAGACGACGTTGTTGGGGTTCGTCATGTCGAAGAGATTCGGGTGCATCAGCGCCACGGTGGACTGCTGCGCCCGCGCGCGCAGCGTGGCGTCCGGGTGGGCGTAGACGTCCTGCCGGCCGTCCGAGCCATAGACGGCCTCGCCCTTCTGCTCTCCGAGCGCGGCCTGCTCCGCGCCCGGCTCCACCGTAGGACCGCAGCCCACCGCGAGCACGGCGGCACACAGCCATGCGCCCACGAAGGGACGCACCGGGAGCCCAGACTTGAGGTGTTTCATAGGGATTTGTTTCCTGTTTTCGAGGGGATACGAACCCTGCCTTCGCAGTCAGGTGAACCCGACCTACCTCAGGAAACCCGTACAAACTAAATAAGAAGATTTTCCTTGTGGTGTTGGCCATCCAGCGGAGCGGCCCTCGCCGGGCGGGAACGTCAGGTGGTGCGCGGAGCGTGTTTTCCTCCGTGCGGAGGCGTTGAATGGAACCCGCGCCGCGCCAATACTCGGGCCATGACTGGCGCATCCCCCCGGCTGATCGAGGTCCAGTACGCTTCCCGCCGTGCCCTGCTGTCCTCGGCGAAGACCGAGCGCGGAGCGCTGACGCTCTTCGTGCCGACCCCACACCGGGTCGCTCAAGGCGAATCCGTGCGGCTCGCGGTCACCTTCGGTGACGCCGACGGGCGCTTCGAGTTCGAGGGCACCGCCTTGACCTGGACTCAGTCGGCCGGCCGCGATGGCGTGGGCGGGTTTCTCGCCAACTTCGTGGGGGACCACAAGCGCCTCGCCGCGGAGATGATCGCCGTCTGTGCCCAGCGTCCGCAGTCCATGGGCACCGCCTCGCGCGAGCGCCTCATGGTGCGCCGAAGCTGCCAGCTGAAGCTGACGGATGTGAAGTTCCCGGGGGAGCTGCGGGACCTGTCGCAGACGGGCGCGTTCGTCGTGGGCCGCCAGTTCGGGAAGCGCAAGCCCGGCGAGCCGGTGTGGCTGAAGGTGGAAGGCGGCCTGTTCGGCCTGGGCGGAACCTGGCTGGAGGCCCGGGTCATCTGGCAGGGCAAGAAGGGCGAGGAGCCCGGCCTGGGCCTGCGCTTCATGAGCAATGAAGCCAAGCAGGCCTCGGCCATCCAGCGCCTCCTGGAAGACGCCGCCCGCACACGGGAGCCGGCCGCCGCCCGGGCCAGCTGAGGCGCCCTCTCCTTACGCGAGCAGCTTGGAGCGCTGAGCTCCGTCGAAGTATCCGCCCTCCCGCATGTCCTTCAGCAGCGGGTTCTCCCGGGGCCGCCACCCGAGCCACTCCTGGGTGAGCGCGCTGGAGGTGGGATTGTCCAGGGCGGCGAAGCCCGCGAGCCAGCCGAAATGCGCCGCGGCGTCGCTCGCCGCGATGCTCCGGACGGGAAGGCCCAGCCCCTCGCCAATCGTCTCCGCGATCCTCCGCATGGGGATGCCCTCCTCCGCGACGCCGTGGAGCAGCGCGCCAGGCGCTGCCTTCTCGAGCGCCAGCCGGAACAGACGGGCGGCGTCCAGCCGGTGCACCGAGGGCCAGCGGTTCGCGCCGTCGCCGATGAAGGCGGAGAACCCCTTTTGCCGGGCGATGTCGATCAGCGTGGGCACGAAGGCCTGATCGCCCGCGCCATGCACCGAGGGCGGCAGCCGCACGGCGCTCGTGCGCACACCGCGGTTCGCGGCCGAGCGCAACGTCTCCTCCGCGGCGGCACGGCCTCCGAAGGGATTGGCGGACGCGCGTGCGTCCGTCTCCGTGCCGATGCGGCCAGGCGTGAGCATCACGGTCCCCGAGGCCGCGACGAGCGGCTTGTTCGAGCCCTCCAGCGCGCGGGAGAGCGCCTCCAACGCATGCAGGTCCGTCTCGACGGCGGCCTTGTACTGGGAGAAGTCGTGGATGAAGGCCAGGTGGATCACCCCCTCGCACGCCCGGGCACCGGCGGCGAGGCTCTCAGCGTCCGACAGGCTGCCCCGGTGCGCCTCGGCGCCCGCTTGCGCCAGGGCGCCGGCCGCCTCCTCGCTCCGCGCCAGTCCGAGCACGGGGTGTCCCGCCGCGCGCAGCTCGCGCACGACGGCGCTGCCAATGAAGCCTGTTGCTCCCGTCACGAATACACGCATGAAGCCCTCCTCGCTGTCTTGCGCGAGAGCTATCCTTCAGGACCTCGGGCCTGAAAAGCCGGGAGCGTATACGGGTATGAACACTAACACCCTGCCAGTCCCGGCCATCTCCCTGGGCAGCTTCCTGCGGGATCGCCGGTCGCGCTTGCAGCCCGGCCCCGGCGCCCACGGCAAGCGCCGGACGCCGGGGCTCCGGCGGGAGGAAGTGGCGACGCGGGCAGGCGTCAGCGTCACCTGGTACACGTGGCTGGAGCAGGGGCGTGGAGGCCCCCCTTCCGCCGAGGTGCTGGAGCGGCTGGCGCGCGCGTTGGAGCTCGACGCCGATGGCCGCGAGGCCTTGTTCCTGCTCGCCCAACACCGGCCCCCGCCGCTCCAGCCCGCCCCGGCGCCCCCGGTCGCACCGTCCTTGCAGCGGGTGCTCGATGCGTTGACGGCCAGCCCCGCCTTCGTGAAAACGCCCGTGTGGGACATCGTGGCCTGGAACGCGGCCGCGGCCGCGGTGCTGACCGACTACGCCGCGCTGTCCGCGAGCCAGCGCAACGTCCTCAGGCGCTTGTTCGGCGACCCGGCCCTGCGCACCTCGCGGCCCGATTGGGAGCAGCATGCGCGCTTCGCCATCGCGGTCTTCCGCATGGATGTGGCGCGCATGGGCGGCTCCCCCGAAGCCGTGGCGCTCGAAGCCGAGCTTCAGGCCACCAGCGCCGACTTCCGGCGGCTGTGGGCAGAAAACGACGTGCACAGCCATGGGGCGGGCCTCAAGCGCATCCAGCATCCCCAGGCCGGGCTGCTCACGCTCGAGTACTCGGCCTTCTCCGTGGACGGCGCGGCCGGGCTGAGCATGGTTGTCTTCACGCCCACGTCACCGGGGGACGCCCGGGCCATCGAAGCGCTGCTCTCGCGGCGAGCGCAGGCCCCCTGACCGCGGCGGCTCAGGGGCCAAAGAGGGCCGTGGACTCCAGGGCCCAGGGCCCTTCGAGGTAGCGCCACACCTGAAACGCCTCCCCTTGCGCGGTGAAGGGCGAGAACCCCGCCGTGAGGAGTGCCTTCAGCTCCCGGGCTTCTTCGGCAGTGACTTTGTTCTGGACCGTCACATGGGGGCGGAAGCCCTGCTGGTCCTGCGGCGTCAGCCACCGCGCCCACCGCCGGGCCAGCTCCGCCCGCAGCGCGTTCAGGGGCGGTGAGACGAGCTCGAAGGCCACGCCTCGCCCCAGGGAGCGCAGCCCTGTCACCTGTAAGGCCACGGGCGCCAGGGGCGCCACCGCGCGCAGGTCCGCCTCCACCGCGTCCCGCTCCTCCCCCGGCAGGTGGTGGAACAGCGTCAGGTGGGCGGACAGATGGTTGCGGTGCGCCGGGAAGTGCTCCTGGCGCAGGCGGTCGAAGTGCTCGAACGTCCTCGCGTCGAGCTTCAAGGTCACGATGAGCGGCTGCATCCCCCGGGCCGGCTCAGGAGCGGGACTTGCGGGCCGTTGCCTTGCGGCCAGGGCTCTTCCGGGCGGCCGTCTTCTTGGCTGCTGTCTTCTTGCGCGCCGTCTTGCCCCATCCGCGCTTCAGGTTCTTGTAGGACTTGCTGGACACCTTGGAGCGGCTCTTGGGCCGCGACGTCCCCGCCCGCTTGCGCCGGTTGATGTTGGCCACGAGGCTGTTCTTCTTCTGCGCCATGAGGGTCTCCCTTCCTGAAGCGCAAGGTCTGCATTGCCTCCAGGCCCCGGCAAGCGGGTCCGGACATGCCCGCCTCCTCCCAGGCGCTCCGCGGCGGCTCGGCCCTGACGTTCGAGTAGCATGCCCGGCCCCCGCCAGCGCATGGCCCCGGAGCCCAGCGTGACCCGCACGACCCTCTTCGCCGCCGCCATCCTCTGTGTCCTCTCCGCCCCCCCCGCGAGGGCCCAGGGGGAGCCCCGCTTGAAGGCGGTGTTGGCCCAGTGGGACTCGGATCCTCACGGGGACCTTCGCGGCGTCATCGTTCTGCGCAACGGGCGCACCGTCGCGGAGCGCTATTACCAGGGCGAAAAGGCCACCTCGCTTCACGACATCCGCTCAGCGGGCAAGAGCGTCACGTCGCTCCTGGTGGGGATCGCGATCGACCAGGGCAAGGTGAAGAGCGCCGAGGACACCACGGGCACCTATTGGCCCGAGGCCCGGGGCACGGCGCTCGGGGATGTCGCCCTCAAGGATGTCCTGACGATGCGCTCCGGCCTGGCGGCGTTCGACGCCGACGATGCCTCGCCCGGACATGAGGACAGGCTGGATGAGGCGGCTGATCCGCTGGCGTTCATCCTGGCGCTGCCGCGCGCCGAGCCCCCGGGCTCGGTCTATCGCTACAACTCGGTGACCGCCTCGGCCGCCGGCATCGTGGTGGCGAAGGCGGCCGGCGAGCGCATGGCCGAGTTCGCGCGCAAGCAGCTGTTCGCGCCCCTGGGCATCCAGCGCTGGAAATGGGCCTCGGATGCCGCGGGCTACACGAAGGGCCAGGGGAACCTGTCGCTGACGCTCCGGGACTTCGCCACCCTCGGGGAGATGGTCCGCAACGAGG
Above is a genomic segment from Stigmatella erecta containing:
- a CDS encoding NADPH-dependent F420 reductase, yielding MLDPTPSNETEHSMTRIGIFGSGRVATVLATQLATVGHDVCVGTRDAAAASAKWSGPAVTFVEPAQAARQASLLINATPGDSSLERLGALREALDGKILVDVSNATRRGADGMPAGLCYPDSSLAERLQQALPGTRVVKTLNTMLFTVMANPRILQVPPSVFLSGNDKDAKAAVRELLQELGWQPGWIEDLGDVSTARGTEALILLVPSLLRSRGFAPFALTVAR
- a CDS encoding inositol monophosphatase family protein, which translates into the protein MPGLAEDDDALLKAVVDAVQAAGNHLKSRFSFDARLGSREDILEAIHANDAASLSFLREALVKARPGAGWMEDELDVGALPPGEWWVTDPVEGNINHIHGMTDWGVTATLVRDNTPVLTAVYLPMTGNTYTARRGGGAYLDGVRLRASEKKTLDAALAGTGQAKPGEDSSTYRRMGQSVTAMLEGALVLRVSVPATLQLIQIAAGRMGVFWQYSQVRSGLLAGALLVEEAGGRISDTHGQPWSLTSRDFLAAAPRLHGAAVRVLSTIA
- a CDS encoding TetR/AcrR family transcriptional regulator; translated protein: MPRPTAPHPLAPRKKPGQTRSAATVAAVLEAAARILETEGLEGYTTNAVARRAGISIGSLYQYFPSKEAITKALILRETATLLKDVEAIDVKARGRVGLERLIRVAVAYQLQRPALARILDQEERRLPLDEEVQHAGESLARTVQRCLDAPGLAAVARSPSTAGDLLAIVKGLVDAAGERGERDSTALIARVHRAVFGYLEYTP
- a CDS encoding ADP-ribosylglycohydrolase family protein, which codes for MRSSSMHRSRIQGAIAGLAVGDALGYPAEFRTRSQLQRELGLEGITGFIRLKDPRFTRPFILGPDHPPGTFTDDTQMSLCVAEALVAAGHADRDTLMREMAKRFVQWHHSEDNNRAPGETTGIACGRLAAGVPWREAGVPHSKGCGANMRVAPIGLYYEDLDTVCEVARDSSRLTHGHPAALEGSAAAALLVALALQDAPPGRMHAEVMRRCGGRSPDFDACFSRVPLLLQHPPEEVLIDREKGPHALGEGWVAEEAVACALYCFWRHPDDYRAAVLEAVNTDGDSDSLATITGSVAGARVGVEGIPSEWVAEVEHSARLLELGGLLADARLRMR
- a CDS encoding trypsin-like serine peptidase, yielding MKHLKSGLPVRPFVGAWLCAAVLAVGCGPTVEPGAEQAALGEQKGEAVYGSDGRQDVYAHPDATLRARAQQSTVALMHPNLFDMTNPNNVVFTGQTLGEGRNLCTSERFREDPRAAFCSGTLIDDDLVLTAGHCVVNAAACANTYFVFNFYRTADGVMQQVTSQDIFRCSSIVAHQLDWSLDYSLLRLDRPATPRFTPAPVRQGNTALSEGQNVAVIGSASGIPFKIDSGGTVRDGNAERLDYLVSTTDTFAGNSGSAVYETDTYTVASIAVRGEADYVANGTCNIVNRCPETGCTGEHSTYVYPAIREMCAATNNASARLCTGMPPPPVRPATSFVYYTGETNNAQQYTTDRVIPLAAGDVVEVGTCNLAGASATGNTWLRLLDAQGTEVASGSCYFKHRVGAPGDYTLRAGCGGDSMCGGSVVWKVTLNANLVRGTFAFNLTNTSSGTRNTANQNVTLSYGQVLDVGTCGLEGASGSGDTIVRVHGPLGHVEAENDDAFGTCGSLSHVIHHVNAVGQNMPYQIRVGCFRNTACSGTASYVIY
- a CDS encoding PilZ domain-containing protein encodes the protein MTGASPRLIEVQYASRRALLSSAKTERGALTLFVPTPHRVAQGESVRLAVTFGDADGRFEFEGTALTWTQSAGRDGVGGFLANFVGDHKRLAAEMIAVCAQRPQSMGTASRERLMVRRSCQLKLTDVKFPGELRDLSQTGAFVVGRQFGKRKPGEPVWLKVEGGLFGLGGTWLEARVIWQGKKGEEPGLGLRFMSNEAKQASAIQRLLEDAARTREPAAARAS
- a CDS encoding SDR family oxidoreductase, which translates into the protein MRVFVTGATGFIGSAVVRELRAAGHPVLGLARSEEAAGALAQAGAEAHRGSLSDAESLAAGARACEGVIHLAFIHDFSQYKAAVETDLHALEALSRALEGSNKPLVAASGTVMLTPGRIGTETDARASANPFGGRAAAEETLRSAANRGVRTSAVRLPPSVHGAGDQAFVPTLIDIARQKGFSAFIGDGANRWPSVHRLDAARLFRLALEKAAPGALLHGVAEEGIPMRRIAETIGEGLGLPVRSIAASDAAAHFGWLAGFAALDNPTSSALTQEWLGWRPRENPLLKDMREGGYFDGAQRSKLLA
- a CDS encoding helix-turn-helix transcriptional regulator encodes the protein MNTNTLPVPAISLGSFLRDRRSRLQPGPGAHGKRRTPGLRREEVATRAGVSVTWYTWLEQGRGGPPSAEVLERLARALELDADGREALFLLAQHRPPPLQPAPAPPVAPSLQRVLDALTASPAFVKTPVWDIVAWNAAAAAVLTDYAALSASQRNVLRRLFGDPALRTSRPDWEQHARFAIAVFRMDVARMGGSPEAVALEAELQATSADFRRLWAENDVHSHGAGLKRIQHPQAGLLTLEYSAFSVDGAAGLSMVVFTPTSPGDARAIEALLSRRAQAP
- a CDS encoding 2'-5' RNA ligase family protein, with the translated sequence MQPLIVTLKLDARTFEHFDRLRQEHFPAHRNHLSAHLTLFHHLPGEERDAVEADLRAVAPLAPVALQVTGLRSLGRGVAFELVSPPLNALRAELARRWARWLTPQDQQGFRPHVTVQNKVTAEEARELKALLTAGFSPFTAQGEAFQVWRYLEGPWALESTALFGP
- a CDS encoding serine hydrolase domain-containing protein; translation: MTRTTLFAAAILCVLSAPPARAQGEPRLKAVLAQWDSDPHGDLRGVIVLRNGRTVAERYYQGEKATSLHDIRSAGKSVTSLLVGIAIDQGKVKSAEDTTGTYWPEARGTALGDVALKDVLTMRSGLAAFDADDASPGHEDRLDEAADPLAFILALPRAEPPGSVYRYNSVTASAAGIVVAKAAGERMAEFARKQLFAPLGIQRWKWASDAAGYTKGQGNLSLTLRDFATLGEMVRNEGVYRGRRIVSAAWLRQSLAPAAVISDVDPYADGYGYFWYSKTHTLNGRPVQVSFASGNGGNKLYIVPERKLVVAITSSAYGRGYGQRRSEDILKAVLAADAER